The following proteins are co-located in the Solanum pennellii chromosome 1, SPENNV200 genome:
- the LOC107007819 gene encoding serine/arginine-rich splicing factor SC35 isoform X2 — translation MSHFGRTGPPDIADTYSLLVLNITFRTSADDLFPLFDKYGKVVDIFIPRDRRTGESRGFAFVRYKYAEEAQKAVDRLDGRVVDGREMAVQFAKYGPNAERIHQGRIIEKVPGFKGSSRSRSPRRRYRDDYHRDREYRRSRSRSVDRYERDRYRQRERVYRHRSRSRSLSPDYDRDRGRGRDRKHHRRSPSVDSASPSRRSPSPHRKESPPRSLSPTKGSPVRRVRNERSPTPRSRSPPGRAMDSRSPSPRVDED, via the exons ATGTCGCACTTCGGGAGAACTGGCCCGCCGGACATCGCTGATACTTACTCTCTCCTCGTGCTCAACATCACTTTCC GTACCTCGGCGGATGATCTCTTTCCTCTTTTCGACAAGTATGGGAAGGTTGTGGATATCTTCATTCCCCGGGACAGAAG GACCGGTGAGTCACGTGGATTTGCGTTTGTTCGTTACAAGTATGCAGAGGAAGCACAAAAGGCTGTAGATAGGCTTGATG GAAGAGTGGTTGATGGACGGGAAATGGCTGTTCAATTCGCCAAATATGGGCCAAATGCAGAACGAAT TCACCAAGGGAGGATCATTGAGAAAGTTCCTGGCTTCAAGGGAAGCTCAAGAAGCAGAAGCCCTCGTAGAAG ATACCGTGATGACTATCACAGAGATAGAGAATACAGGAGAAGTAGGAGCAGAAGTGTTGATCGCTATGAGCGTGATAGATATCGGCAGAGAGAGCGGGTCTATCGCCATCGGTCCAGGAGCCGCAGCTTAAGTCCAGACTATGATCGAGATCGTGGCAGGGGACGGGACAGAAAACATCATAGGCGGAGCCCATCAGTTGACAG TGCCTCCCCATCTCGGCGTAGCCCCAGTCCTCACAGGAAAGAGTCTCCTCCTAGAAGCTTATCACCCACAAAAGGAAGTCCTGTGAGGCGTGTTCGCAATGAACGCTCTCCAACTCCTCGAAGTCGTTCGCCTCCAGGTCGAGCAATGGATTCACGAAGCCCTTCTCCTCGTGTTGATGAG GATTAG
- the LOC107007819 gene encoding serine/arginine-rich splicing factor SC35 isoform X1 has product MSHFGRTGPPDIADTYSLLVLNITFRTSADDLFPLFDKYGKVVDIFIPRDRRTGESRGFAFVRYKYAEEAQKAVDRLDGRVVDGREMAVQFAKYGPNAERIHQGRIIEKVPGFKGSSRSRSPRRRYRDDYHRDREYRRSRSRSVDRYERDRYRQRERVYRHRSRSRSLSPDYDRDRGRGRDRKHHRRSPSVDSASPSRRSPSPHRKESPPRSLSPTKGSPVRRVRNERSPTPRSRSPPGRAMDSRSPSPRVDEVISRALV; this is encoded by the exons ATGTCGCACTTCGGGAGAACTGGCCCGCCGGACATCGCTGATACTTACTCTCTCCTCGTGCTCAACATCACTTTCC GTACCTCGGCGGATGATCTCTTTCCTCTTTTCGACAAGTATGGGAAGGTTGTGGATATCTTCATTCCCCGGGACAGAAG GACCGGTGAGTCACGTGGATTTGCGTTTGTTCGTTACAAGTATGCAGAGGAAGCACAAAAGGCTGTAGATAGGCTTGATG GAAGAGTGGTTGATGGACGGGAAATGGCTGTTCAATTCGCCAAATATGGGCCAAATGCAGAACGAAT TCACCAAGGGAGGATCATTGAGAAAGTTCCTGGCTTCAAGGGAAGCTCAAGAAGCAGAAGCCCTCGTAGAAG ATACCGTGATGACTATCACAGAGATAGAGAATACAGGAGAAGTAGGAGCAGAAGTGTTGATCGCTATGAGCGTGATAGATATCGGCAGAGAGAGCGGGTCTATCGCCATCGGTCCAGGAGCCGCAGCTTAAGTCCAGACTATGATCGAGATCGTGGCAGGGGACGGGACAGAAAACATCATAGGCGGAGCCCATCAGTTGACAG TGCCTCCCCATCTCGGCGTAGCCCCAGTCCTCACAGGAAAGAGTCTCCTCCTAGAAGCTTATCACCCACAAAAGGAAGTCCTGTGAGGCGTGTTCGCAATGAACGCTCTCCAACTCCTCGAAGTCGTTCGCCTCCAGGTCGAGCAATGGATTCACGAAGCCCTTCTCCTCGTGTTGATGAGGTGATATCACGAGCTTTGGTCTGA